One segment of Rattus norvegicus strain BN/NHsdMcwi chromosome 16, GRCr8, whole genome shotgun sequence DNA contains the following:
- the Haus8l1 gene encoding HAUS augmin-like complex subunit 8 isoform X2, whose translation MTNTVSPAGGRVVESQYLQYDKKTKKVSVAAKGEKPPTEGRKASTVPWSREESKVMGTSNLQSTMLEGHGLNPPDLDLSVIDDKSMSRKAPQLERSVAGTDKSTSLLRPDQKRTLRKKRRDLQETMDMMESQTLLMTLLSVKVENNLALLEEKAEKDLAAMCHEKERLQRQALELRRQLLLRQKHQELAAALDAQLDLVEAFPQLRLLPF comes from the exons ggaagagtggtcgagtcccagtacctgcaatatgacaagaaaacaaagaag gtttctgtagcagccaaaggagagaagcccCCCACCGAGGGAAGGAAGGCCAGCACAGTGCCTTGGAGCAGAG aagagagcaaagtgatggggacaagcaacctgcagtctaccatgctggaagggcatgGCTTGAATCCACCAGACCTAGACCTTTCTGTTATTGACG ACAAAAGCATGTCCAGGAAGGCTCCCCAGCTAGAAAGGTCAGTGGCAGGAACTGATAAGTCCACATCCCTTTTGAGACCTGACCAAAAAAGGACACTTCGAAAGAAAAGACGG GATCTGCAGGAGACCATGGACATGATGGAGTCGCAGACGCTGCTGATGACCCTGCTGTCTGTGAAG GTGGAGAACAACCTGGCTCTGCTGGAGGAGAAGGCGGAGAAGGACTTGGCAGCCATGTGCCATGAGAAGGAGAGGCTGCAGAGGCAGGCACTGGAGCTGAGGCGTCAGCTGCTTCTCAGACAGAAACATCAGGAGCTGGCGGCTGccctggatgcccag ctggatcttgtggaggcatttcctcaactgaggctccttcctttctGA
- the Haus8l1 gene encoding HAUS augmin-like complex subunit 8 isoform X1 — MTNTVSPAGGRVVESQYLQYDKKTKKVSVAAKGEKPPTEGRKASTVPWSREESKVMGTSNLQSTMLEGHGLNPPDLDLSVIDDKSMSRKAPQLERSVAGTDKSTSLLRPDQKRTLRKKRRDLQETMDMMESQTLLMTLLSVKVENNLALLEEKAEKDLAAMCHEKERLQRQALELRRQLLLRQKHQELAAALDAQTEVLSPLPPVLERFKEEYKTLGRALDTTRHELSMQAVHMEGSGQELLGRHLHGRKEPQDPHVTS; from the exons ggaagagtggtcgagtcccagtacctgcaatatgacaagaaaacaaagaag gtttctgtagcagccaaaggagagaagcccCCCACCGAGGGAAGGAAGGCCAGCACAGTGCCTTGGAGCAGAG aagagagcaaagtgatggggacaagcaacctgcagtctaccatgctggaagggcatgGCTTGAATCCACCAGACCTAGACCTTTCTGTTATTGACG ACAAAAGCATGTCCAGGAAGGCTCCCCAGCTAGAAAGGTCAGTGGCAGGAACTGATAAGTCCACATCCCTTTTGAGACCTGACCAAAAAAGGACACTTCGAAAGAAAAGACGG GATCTGCAGGAGACCATGGACATGATGGAGTCGCAGACGCTGCTGATGACCCTGCTGTCTGTGAAG GTGGAGAACAACCTGGCTCTGCTGGAGGAGAAGGCGGAGAAGGACTTGGCAGCCATGTGCCATGAGAAGGAGAGGCTGCAGAGGCAGGCACTGGAGCTGAGGCGTCAGCTGCTTCTCAGACAGAAACATCAGGAGCTGGCGGCTGccctggatgcccag ACTGAGGTGCTGAGCCCTCTTCCGCCTGTGTTAGAGCGCTTCAAAGAGGAATACAAGACACTGGGCAGAGCCCTGGACACCACGAGGCACGAGCTGTCCATGCAGGCTGTCCACATGGAAGGAAGTGGGCAGGAGCTCCTAGGTAGGCATCTCCACGGCAGGAAGGAGCCCCAAGACCCACATGTGACATCCTAG
- the Haus8l1 gene encoding HAUS augmin-like complex subunit 8 isoform X3 yields MTNTVSPAGGRVVESQYLQYDKKTKKVSVAAKGEKPPTEGRKASTVPWSREESKVMGTSNLQSTMLEGHGLNPPDLDLSVIDDKSMSRKAPQLERSVAGTDKSTSLLRPDQKRTLRKKRRDLQETMDMMESQTLLMTLLSVKVENNLALLEEKAEKDLAAMCHEKERLQRQALELRRQLLLRQKHQELAAALDAQA; encoded by the exons ggaagagtggtcgagtcccagtacctgcaatatgacaagaaaacaaagaag gtttctgtagcagccaaaggagagaagcccCCCACCGAGGGAAGGAAGGCCAGCACAGTGCCTTGGAGCAGAG aagagagcaaagtgatggggacaagcaacctgcagtctaccatgctggaagggcatgGCTTGAATCCACCAGACCTAGACCTTTCTGTTATTGACG ACAAAAGCATGTCCAGGAAGGCTCCCCAGCTAGAAAGGTCAGTGGCAGGAACTGATAAGTCCACATCCCTTTTGAGACCTGACCAAAAAAGGACACTTCGAAAGAAAAGACGG GATCTGCAGGAGACCATGGACATGATGGAGTCGCAGACGCTGCTGATGACCCTGCTGTCTGTGAAG GTGGAGAACAACCTGGCTCTGCTGGAGGAGAAGGCGGAGAAGGACTTGGCAGCCATGTGCCATGAGAAGGAGAGGCTGCAGAGGCAGGCACTGGAGCTGAGGCGTCAGCTGCTTCTCAGACAGAAACATCAGGAGCTGGCGGCTGccctggatgcccag